Below is a genomic region from Corvus hawaiiensis isolate bCorHaw1 chromosome 24, bCorHaw1.pri.cur, whole genome shotgun sequence.
CTCTTGCTGTTCTGTGACTGCCAACATGAGCCTCACTGGATCAAATCCAGGAAAGTAAATGCATCACAGCAAAGCCTGGAAGGTCACAGTGAGCTCATTTTGTCAGAAACTTTTATCTAAAGAATTGGGAAGAGGATCCTGCAATGGGACTCGTGCCTCAGTTTTGCCATAGGATTTGCAGGATGTTCCAAGCCAGAGCTGAGTGAGAAAAGAACTGGGAAAAGCCTTTTCGGCCTGGTTAAGGACAGTCTGTGAGCAAAGgtcacacagagctgggctgacaCAAAATGCAGAGGACGCTTCAAGTCAGGATGTGGTTTTGTAGCTCTTGCCCAAAACTCTCGCCCCCCTAAACCTCCCTCTCCTCTGAGGACACTGTGCAGAGCATGGGGATGGCCATGAGCTGGTGtcacaaacaaaaccagcaccCAGCTTGCCCAGTGTGGGCTCCTGAAGGCAGAGTGTCTGCACaggctgcctgccagctgtttGGCACAGCTGGATGGTTGTAGGGCTCTCTGTGCTCTCGATTCAGAAAGGTGCTGGCAGGAGTTGTTCTTCAGGAAGTTCTGTCTGCAGTTTTCAGCTCCACCTTGGTGTTTTCAAGTTGCTGCTGATCATTTCCCAAGTGCTTTAGTAATTAGAAGTAGTTGGCAAAAATTCCGACTCCTGAAGCAGCACGTTGGTGTTTGCATTCTGCCTCCTCACCCTTGTTTGCCAACATTTCCTTTCCCTAGGAAGGAGCAGGGCATCCTGCAGCCAAGCCGGTCCTGACTCCAGTGGAAGACATTTATGGCCTGAGTTTACTCACCTGGTAAGGCCTCAGCACAAGTATCCCTGGTCGGTATTTGCAGTCACCCACACAATTTCAGAGAGGTGAACTTTTTGATGTGTGCTTTGGAACACTTTAGCTCTCAGGATCTGCTGCCTCCCTTGAGTCCCACTTTGACCCTCATGTTTTTCCTAAcaaaattcatagaatcataaggGTTGGAAAAGTCTTCTAAGACCACCGGGcacaaccattaacccagcactgccaggtccaaCACTAagccgtgtccccaagtgccacatccacgtgtTTTTTGAATACTTCCACAGATGGTGTTtccaccacttccttgggcagcctgttccaatgcctgatcACCccctcagtgaagaaatttttcttaatttcctaATAATTCCTGCTCTTCTCACTGATGTGTCTCAGCCTCTTCCCTGTGTGTCATTATCAGTCCCCTTCTTCTGCCCTGGGCTTTGTTTCACGCAGTGTTTCACATATGAACTGAGAAGAGTATGAAACAGTATAAAAACAGTCTCATGcacatggagacaccaagggcTGGGTTATCCCAGCCCTCTGCCTGGCACGGAATGTCCCCCCAGTGGTCCCATCTTCCATCTGCACATTCCACTCCAGTGCCCCTTGCTGCAGGAATAGCAGTCCTGAGGATCCAACTTCCCAGTACCAGCAGCTTCCAAGGGTGGTGGGATCTCTCTGTGGGCACTGTTTGGGATTGCAGTGTCCTctttctgtaaataattttgctttttcattcaGTTTGCTGGCATAAAGGGGCCTCCTCTGTTCACCATTTACTGGTGTCGAAGTGGAGCACAgtccttccctgtgctcctggctTGAGGCCGAGTTGGGCTCTGCGTTCCCGAGGGAAttgctgctgggagcagtgctgtgggcCCCGTTAGTGGGCTAACATTTTCTGAGCCCTCGATGGCCTTGACTCCACACCACTTTTTTGTGCTTTACTGCAGCTcagagcaagaggagcaggCTGCACACCAACACCTGCCTCCGCAGCAGGAGGAGCACCAACGTCTCCGTCCTGCGGCACAGAGCAAAGCGTCCCTGCCCTCGCCGTGTGCCAcggcagcacagcacagctctgcccagggtgTGCCCCCCATCAGACAGGCCATCTCCTTCGGTGCTTTGAACTTCGTCAGCCGCAGGAAGGCGGCTGCCGGCGAGCCCAGGGGTGCTGGGGATGCGCCTCAGAAACACcgcagctgggagctggaccTGGAGCCAAAGGGAGCAGGCGGGAGGGGGCCTGGTGCCAAAGCACCTCTGGCATGGACTGTATCGACCCCTCTagccctggggcagcagggagaagaCTGGGAACGGGATGCAGGGGATGCCAAGCCTGTTTGGAGTCCACAGGGGCCAAAAGCCAGTCCCTCAAGCTTCCAGGATGGATTTTCCCCTGTAGACCCAAACACCTCCAGACGAGCAGCAGACGCCCTCCCAGGCCAGAGGCACCAGGGGCAATACCCTCACCCTTACCTGTGCTCAGCAGAAGACTCCTACTTCTCATCACTCTCTCCAGACaaccccgtgtcccccgtgttTCCCTTTCTGGAGGGGCAGGATGAGCTCCTCCGTTCTTGCTCTGCCAGTGCCCCACTACAGCCCACCACAGCCAGCTCCCCATCGTCTCACCACACTCCCCTGAACGAGGAGAGGATGTTCCCCTTGGGTGAGTGCTACTGGGACAAGGGGACACATGGGACAAGGTCTCTCTGGACTGGGGCGTGCTGGAGGGAGTGGTCAGTGTGGTCATCTGGTGTCCAGGgagggctgtggctgctcctcagGACTGGGTTCTCATGGGAGCTGAGGGAGTAACTGGTTTCATCCTCGCACTCTTTTCATCctgccttaatttttttccacaagcaCTTTTAGAACAGCATGATTTTCGTGTTTGAGTTACACAGCTGCTCTGAACCCCTGTGTCACCTCAGAGCAGCTCTCACAGGGTGTCAGGGACTGGTGCTGACCAATTCTTACAGCAAGGTGCTCCAAAAAGCATTCAGAAAGCtcccagaaatgtttttttctgaggatCTTATTTTCAGGCCAAACCCTACTCACTCTTTGCTTCAAAGTGTCATGTGGGGGACACTGAAATCTCACTGAGATTGAGAGATCCAGGACTTCAGGGGCCCTGAGCTACCTGATCTACTGGGTGACacccctgcccatggtgggctTGTTGGATCTAAatggtttttaaggtcccttccaacccaacccattctatgattccatgattcaacACAAGTATTTTGCCCAGATCTGTATCCTTAAATCCATCACCTGTCATACGAGGAAGGTGGAATTATTCCTTGATCTGGTTAGTCCTGGTCCAGCTGGACATTTCCTGTTGTCCACAGCTTTGGCACTTGCTCCACTTTGCCCTGCCCAGGTCCCTCAGCATTCACGGTCACAAAGACATGCTCGTTATCCCGGTGCCCTTAGGAAGTTATGCGAGTTGCAGCCCAagccaaggagcagcagaaccaCCAGCTGTGTGCCTGGCTGTGTTGGGTTATGCTCATTTTCCTTGTGCAATTGGTGCTGAGAGCTATTTGGACGTTTAACCAAAAGTTTAGAGGTGTTTAACCTTAATGTCTGGTGcgtggcagggcaggagcagccctttCCTCTATACAGGCCTGTGGTCCCCCTCATGTCCTGCCATGCCAGTAACCTGTGTCTCTCCAATCAGcccccctgccacagccagatgatgatgatgatgctccacccctgccccagcGCACCCCCGAGTCCTTCATTGTGGCCAGTGAGTTGGGTAAGTGATTAACAACATTAAATAAGGGTCTGAGAAGCACTGAAGGCTCACCTGACATCGGTGTGGTCCCGTAGCATCCGGCAGTGTCTGTGCTCTGGCTGCCTGGGGTGAGAAATGATCTCTCTGGTGTTCAATTGCTTCTAGGACAATTTCCTCTGGCCACTTCAGATTTCCAGCTTCCAGACAGAAATCCAAATATCGGAACCTCCTGGGAGTGGAGTGGTGAGTCTCACTCAGAGGGGTTTCCTGACCCTGTGAGATTGAGACCATGTAAGGTAAGTAAGTGGCTTTTTACCTCTTTTCTGGCATTATTTCTATGCCAATCTCCTTATCACATTTCCTTCTATGAGAAAGACTCTAGTTTTGGCACTTTGTACTTGCCATAaattatttcatagaatcacagaatcatggaatggtctgggttggaagggactcttAAGAtgatcccattccaccccctgccatgggcagggacaccttccactagaccaggttgctccaagccctgtcgaACCtgactttgaacacttccagggatttcAGGGCTCAGGATTGGGAAGAAGACATGGCCTCAGTCCAGCCCCTTCCTATCAACATCTACTTTACTCCAAACATAATTTTTTGGGATTCTAAGACCAGTACAGGGTAACAAACATATTGCCCCTCATTTAGAGAAGGATAATGAAGACAGGACATTAGTGTTCTGCTGAGCTTCACACAGCCCTGTGGAACCAACAGGAGCTGAACAAAATTTAGGCATCTCTTGATCATCCCATAGCTGAGTGACAGCTCTGTGAACTAGAAGAATAAGGCACAAGTCTGTCTTCCTTTACATGAGCGTGGAGGTGTGTGTGGGAGGGTGTTTGCACATCACATCCTTTCCTCATCTTCTCTGGCTTCCTTGTGTGCAAGAAAACAACATTTGGATGTGGGAATTTTAAATACCTGCcttgttttttgtttccagaGTGTGAAGCTTTGGAGCCCACGAACAGGTATAAGTTTAACACTGGGATAATCTTTGTAATTAAgacctgctttttttctgaaactgctTTATTTAGTAAATGTGTTTAAGGTCCGTGCTCAGTGCAACGGAAATTGTTGCTAAATAGTTCTGCAGCTAAATAGTTCTAACCAGAACAGTTCTGCAACCAAATGAACTGGTAGTTTTATATTTCCTAATCAGCTCCTGCCTCATCCTGTACATGAGGATGTTCCTTGCAGGCTCCTCTTTGTCTGCATGTTGTGTGTTTCCTTTGAGACAACTGAGATAAGATGGTTGgtaataatttatatatatatatattattttaaagctaGGTAACCaagtcttttatttttgctttctcagaGACAACCCAGGATGGCTCTAATTCTCCTCCTCCGCTTCCTGAAAGAACCCCGGAGTCGTTTGTTCTCGCTGAGGCAGCAAGTAAGTGCTGAGCTCTTTTCTCGGGATGTAACTGAGGTTTTACACTCACACCTAAACCTGTAGGTTTCTGAGAGCATGGCCCACTTGTTCAAAGCATTACAGTGTAGTGCTTCAGCACTTCCCTGCAGGAGAGTTCAGcaaatacaatgaaaataaacacaactaGGGAACCTGCATAAAATTTCTAGAAGTGCTGCATTAGAGGAGACGAAAAGCAACAACaaagcacttggaaaaaaacaggaggATTTACGAATGACCACTGAAAATGTATGTATGATGTATGTTCCCAGGTCTGCAGCCTGCTGCAAGAAATTCCTCGAGTCCTGCAGGTTTGGAGAACAAGGGCTCCGAAACATCATCCAAAGAACTCATGAAATGCTTCAGGAGGAGCAaggtaaaagaaacaaaaggtgtggaaaagggagagggtGAGAGAAGGGctggctctggcacagctgctgctgctgctaccctCTCACTGCTAACTGGGGGAACAGGGCCCTGCTTCGAGACTGCTCGTGTTTATGgcaagaaaagaagaataataaaaatattctgatgtAGAAGTGCAAACACCTGCCCTGTCTGCACTGGGAACAGGGTAatgcagccctgcccagggcaggggttaTGCCCCAGCACTCCATCCACCTGAGTGCCAATTCCTCTGGGAAAAAGTTGCTCCAGTGGAGTCTGAGTCTGTCCTACAAGGACAGAACCATCACCAGCCTCCTCTTCTTGAGGCTCCTGTTAATTATCCTCGTGAGCTTGTACTTTGGGGTGTTATGGTGGAACAGAAAAGCATTTgaggaaaacagcaagaaaaatacagaCTGGAGGCATTTGGGCTGACAAGGAAAAAGCCAAAGAGAGTGGCACAAAGTTTGCTTTTATGAGATGTGTACTTGTACATTTACCAGTGAATTCCCTTTACCACAGTAACTGATCCACTGCttcctacattttttttccaactagcctttttctattttttttttttaacagagcttgaaaatattgaaaaatatgagaaaaagtAAGTCTTTCAGGCTAGTATCTTCCCAATGGATTTGAGCAAGTATTTAAATGTGTGGCATGGAAATATCAAGAACCTGAACTTTTCCAGTGTGAAATTCCCCACACTTTGGAGcaggacacacagagctgtgccagctgagcaCCTTCTCACCTGGAGAGCTGTAGCTGTTGTAGGAATGTCATAAGGATGATGTGCTGACCTTCAGGTGCCTTGGGGACAAATTACCAAATTCTTCAGGTCGTTCAAACCTGTGTTGCAGGACCCTACAAATGGGAGATATGGGTGCTGGGAGAATGTGAGCCCCAACCTGGATTCTGACCAGTCTATTTGGAGCACAAATAAGGAATCTCTCACTACAATCCCTTTGGTCTAAAATTAAAAGGCTTACCTTGAAAACAGGACTGCTAAAAAGCGTTTAAAGTACTTCTGAACAAACGttttctcagcagaaaaatTTACTACTTGCTGCAGTAGTAAATCCACTCTCTGTAAATATGGGATTGCACAAATTAAGGatggaattgttccctgggagggtggggaggccctggcacagggtgcccagagaagctgtggctgcccctggatccctggcagtgtccaaggccaggctggatggggcttggtgCTGGTTTggtggttggactggatgatcttagaggccttttccaacctaaagaaTTCCGTGATTCCATAAGTTCAGCTCTGGAAGTACCAGTGACCAACTGCTCCGgtctcattttttatttctaggcATCTGCAGTCCATCTTCACTGACAAAATCATCAGAACCTGCCCCAACAAACTCTCCGAGGTCTTTCCTTAACTTTGGtatgttttcctctttgtgttTTGGTAGGAAGAACCTGGTTCTTGGAAATCTAAATGCCAGGCAGAACACTTACAAACACTGCAGATAATGCTCATTGGTTTTTACACATTTAGTTTTTACACATTTACAACTTTATTCGCAGCTACAGGATGTTGCTTTTCTGTCATATCTTAAAGCTTAGGAAAgatctgaaactacaagtattTTCAAATCCCGTGTTATTTTAAGGGATTACATAATCAGCATTTATAACATACAGAATTtgttgcattaaaaatatatatataatttcttCCTAGGCTTTGCAAATCGATTTTCAAAACCTAAAGGACCAAGAAATCCACCCCCAGCATGGAAGATTTAGATGCATTTTATAGACTCGGCATTGCAGATTTGCAAGTCCTCCTGAAATACTTGGAATGCCCATCCCAGTGAGGCTTCCATCCAAATAAACACATCAAAAGCTGTTTCACGGTGTTGGCAGCTCAGGCACTACTTGCACATTCACTGGAGTTTAAAAGTAAAGAATATAGAAGTACCAGCAGCCTTCAGTTAATTCACAATGGGATGGAAGGCAAGCCTTGGAATACAAGTTTTATCCTAAGGAGGgacatatttttgtgttttggaatGTAATCACTTCAGAAGGATGGATTTGAGCATAAACTCAAATGGTttttgatgatgatgaagaCTATGGAATGATCTGGAAAGCCAATGGAGCAGAGTGAGGTGGATCAAGACCCTTACTCACATTTGTAGTCTACTGTAATCAAAGACACTGAGATGTTTACATTACTTGGACTAAGAAGGAATTAGCATTGCAGATTTTAGAAATAACAtaagctttttgtttctttcatctgAGTGAATCAGAGCATTTGTCTGGATTTTTGGGCAGTAAGTCTTAAGATGGTGATTGATCCCATAGAAACTACACTGTTGTAACTGGACTGCACAATTGGCTGACCCAGCTGCTCTtccatctgggaaaaaaaaaaaaaaatcccaaattacCACGACAGCAAGCAAAATagtattgtattttaaaaacaatgctGTTCTTAAGGATTTATGATCCTCCAGCACAGAATTTCAGGTGGGAACAGGGAAGACGAGATTTGTCGCGAGATTCCTCACCAGATTCCACTGCTGTTTCCATCAGTGGGGAGGGATAAAGATGCTGAAAATTGCTTTATATGATCGTTTTCCtgtaaagacagaaaacaaaaacaaaaaaaaccacaaacaaaaaaaggtgggatttggggaatttggtCAAGAGGAATCTGCTGACCACTGCTGGAATGGAAAACTCAGCTGGCTTAAAGTTGGAGGAATAGCCGATATTGCCTTTTTTATTACTGAAGTCATGGGTTTTCTTAACAGCAGAAAACAGTGAAAGCCTTTACCCAAATTATATTCCTGTTTCTCCCAGGCTGGACGGAGTTCGGAGCAACCTCGTGTAGCGGAAGGTgccccagcccatggcagggggtgaaacGAGATTTTTCAGTTCCCTCCCAACCCTTAAGATTTTATGATTCAATGAATTTATTCCATCCCCTTGCCACGGGCAGGAATGGCCTTCTTAGGCTCGCTGCAACAGCTCCACATCATCTCCCTCGCGGGAAAAGCCTCCGCAGCACCCCGCGGCCGGTGTTTAATGGACGAAGCACTTTAGAACAAGCGACAACGCCgtgaaaataaagctttttacCCTTCCCCGCTGCCCGGCTCCCGCTTCCCTCAGCACCTTCCCAcccgccccccgcccctcaCGTGACCCGCGCCGCGCGCACGCGCCCCCCGCTCCCGAACTACACGTCCCAGGGTGCCCCGCGGCGGCGCGTGCGCGGCGGCGCCCGGCGCTCGGGCCATTTAAATGTGTGTGAGGGAGCCCCTGAAATGGCCGCGCAGGTCGCCGCGGTGCCGCGGGCCCcggaggagccgccgccgccgccctcaGCGGAccggcccgcccggccccgcgggccccgccgccggcgGGCGGCACCCGGCGAGCCGCCGGCCGCTAAGCGGGCCCGGCCGAGCCAGCCGTTGctggcggggcccggcccggcggagCCGCTGCCCCCGCCCGCCCTCCCCGCCGCCGCGGGGCTGTTCACGTTCTCCCCGCTCAGCCTCCCGCCGCCCGGGGAGCGCCGACACCACCACCGGCACCACGCCGAGCCCATGGGCCACAAGGCGAGGCGCGGCAGCCCCGCGGacggcgcggcggggcggcccAGCCAGCGAGGTGAgcggcggggggagcgcggggccggcgggtgCCCCCGGCGGGctcgggcgggcgggcgggagcggcggcagcgccgcgCTGGGAGCCCCGGGCGCACCTGTGgaggggcgcgggcggc
It encodes:
- the PTPN22 gene encoding tyrosine-protein phosphatase non-receptor type 22; protein product: MDQREILLQNLERVQGKKLSRGEFAEEFLKLKRQSTKYRSDKIYPAAVSEQPENVKKNRYKDILPFDHTRVELSLITSDTDSHYINANFIKGVYGPRAYIATQGPLPTTVIDFWRMIWEYEVLVLVMACMEFEMGKKKCERYWAEVDGSPLHCGPFAITCEAEEKRNEYVIRTLKVTLNEATRTIYHFHYKNWPDHHIPSSIEPILELVRDVRCYQPDDRVPVCIHCSAGCGRTGVICAIDYTQKLLKDGIVPVNFSVFSLIQEMRTQRPCIVQTKEQYELVYDAVIELFKRQIQALDAQKDFATSQEGAGHPAAKPVLTPVEDIYGLSLLTCSEQEEQAAHQHLPPQQEEHQRLRPAAQSKASLPSPCATAAQHSSAQGVPPIRQAISFGALNFVSRRKAAAGEPRGAGDAPQKHRSWELDLEPKGAGGRGPGAKAPLAWTVSTPLALGQQGEDWERDAGDAKPVWSPQGPKASPSSFQDGFSPVDPNTSRRAADALPGQRHQGQYPHPYLCSAEDSYFSSLSPDNPVSPVFPFLEGQDELLRSCSASAPLQPTTASSPSSHHTPLNEERMFPLAPLPQPDDDDDAPPLPQRTPESFIVASELGQFPLATSDFQLPDRNPNIGTSWEWSGESHSEGFPDPVRLRPCKSVKLWSPRTETTQDGSNSPPPLPERTPESFVLAEAASLQPAARNSSSPAGLENKGSETSSKELMKCFRRSKSLKILKNMRKSICSPSSLTKSSEPAPTNSPRSFLNFGFANRFSKPKGPRNPPPAWKI